Proteins from one Planctomyces sp. SH-PL62 genomic window:
- a CDS encoding ArsR/SmtB family transcription factor, protein MAATSARASTSSRTSKTAAAASARHLADIRRVAELLKQVSDPTRLQVLLLLSEKERNVTELCAELGSQSQPAVSHHLALLRHGRLIEPRRSGKHNYYALTEGGRELAKVVDSVVG, encoded by the coding sequence ATGGCTGCAACCTCTGCACGCGCGTCCACATCGAGCCGAACGTCGAAGACCGCCGCGGCCGCTTCCGCCCGCCACCTCGCCGACATCCGCCGCGTCGCCGAGCTTCTCAAGCAGGTCTCCGACCCGACCCGCCTTCAGGTGCTGCTCCTGCTGAGCGAGAAGGAGCGGAACGTCACCGAGCTGTGCGCCGAGCTCGGCAGCCAGAGCCAGCCGGCGGTCAGCCACCATCTCGCCTTGCTGCGCCACGGCCGGCTGATCGAGCCCCGCCGCTCCGGGAAGCACAACTACTACGCCCTCACCGAGGGGGGCCGGGAGCTCGCCAAGGTGGTCGACTCGGTCGTCGGCTGA
- a CDS encoding S46 family peptidase, whose protein sequence is MTTTRGDEGMWLFNNLPLETLKARHDFTPPPGWAEHLRSAAVRFNNGGSGSFVSADGLVMTNHHVGADTLAKLSTPEKDYYKLGFHAKSREEEAKAPDLELNVLVAIEDVTARVNAGVTPEMDDAASAAARRKASAEIEKESTEKTGLRSDVVTLYQGGRYHLYTYKKYTDVRLVFAPEFDIAFFGGDPDNFEYPRYCLDVCFFRAYEDGKPAKIEHHLNWSPDGSKDGELVFVAGHPGRTDRLNTVASVEYLRDFGFPSLLDWLHAKEEFLVGYGKQGDEAFRQSKEELFSIQNSRKARMGGLGGLKNPNFMVPKREAEAELRARVDADPTKKAAYGGAWDRIAEAQQVNVRTAKPYMFLERGRGLDSTLFHIARDLVRLADEKAKPNADRLKEYRDSALESLELELFSDAPIYPAFEQAKFAFGLDYWKKVAPDDPNLARVLDGRSSEQAAAALVGGSKLADVAVRRKLAEGGKAAIEASDDPMIKLAVAVDPEARALRKEREDKVEGVEAANYALIARALFEEKGDSIYPDATFTLRLAFGVVKGYKVDGKDVPPFTNIEGAFDHEAAHDAKPPYALPKSWHEAKASGLLKLETPINFVSTADIIGGNSGSPVVNKDNEVVGLIFDGNIQSLVLDFGYEDVVARAVSVDSRGIMEALRSVYRADDLVRELTAR, encoded by the coding sequence ATGACGACGACTCGCGGCGACGAGGGGATGTGGCTGTTCAACAACCTGCCGCTGGAGACCCTCAAGGCCCGGCACGACTTCACGCCCCCGCCCGGCTGGGCCGAGCACCTGCGGTCGGCGGCCGTCCGGTTCAACAACGGCGGCTCGGGCTCGTTCGTCTCGGCCGACGGCCTGGTCATGACCAACCACCACGTCGGCGCCGACACCCTGGCCAAGCTCAGCACCCCGGAGAAGGACTACTACAAGCTCGGCTTCCACGCCAAATCCCGCGAGGAGGAGGCGAAAGCCCCCGACCTGGAGTTGAACGTGCTCGTCGCCATCGAGGACGTCACGGCGAGGGTGAACGCGGGCGTGACTCCCGAGATGGACGACGCCGCCTCGGCGGCCGCCCGCCGCAAGGCGTCGGCCGAGATCGAGAAGGAGTCGACCGAGAAGACCGGCCTGCGGAGCGACGTCGTGACCCTCTACCAGGGGGGCCGCTATCACCTTTACACCTATAAGAAGTACACCGACGTCCGCCTGGTCTTCGCCCCCGAGTTCGACATCGCCTTCTTCGGCGGCGACCCGGACAACTTCGAATACCCCCGCTACTGCCTGGACGTCTGCTTCTTCCGGGCCTACGAGGACGGCAAACCGGCGAAGATCGAGCACCATCTGAACTGGAGCCCCGACGGTTCGAAGGACGGGGAGCTGGTGTTCGTCGCCGGACACCCCGGCCGCACCGACCGCCTCAACACCGTGGCGAGCGTCGAGTACCTCCGCGACTTCGGCTTCCCCAGCCTGCTCGACTGGCTCCACGCCAAGGAGGAGTTCCTCGTCGGCTACGGCAAGCAGGGGGACGAGGCGTTCCGCCAGTCCAAGGAGGAGCTGTTCTCGATCCAGAACAGCCGAAAGGCCCGCATGGGGGGCCTCGGGGGATTGAAGAATCCCAATTTCATGGTCCCCAAGCGGGAGGCCGAGGCCGAACTGCGGGCCCGCGTCGACGCCGACCCGACCAAGAAGGCCGCCTACGGCGGGGCCTGGGACCGGATCGCCGAGGCCCAGCAGGTCAACGTCCGAACGGCGAAGCCTTATATGTTCCTGGAGCGGGGACGGGGGCTCGACTCGACGCTGTTCCACATCGCCCGCGACCTCGTCCGGCTGGCCGACGAGAAGGCCAAGCCCAACGCCGATCGGCTCAAGGAATACCGCGACTCGGCCCTCGAATCGCTGGAACTGGAGCTGTTCTCCGACGCCCCGATCTACCCCGCGTTCGAGCAGGCCAAGTTCGCATTCGGCCTCGACTACTGGAAGAAGGTCGCCCCCGACGACCCGAACCTGGCCCGCGTCCTCGACGGCCGCTCGTCGGAGCAGGCCGCGGCCGCGCTCGTCGGCGGATCGAAGCTGGCCGACGTGGCGGTCCGCCGCAAGCTGGCCGAGGGGGGCAAGGCCGCGATCGAAGCCTCCGACGACCCCATGATCAAGCTGGCCGTCGCCGTCGACCCCGAGGCCCGCGCTCTCCGCAAGGAGCGCGAGGACAAGGTCGAGGGGGTCGAGGCCGCCAACTACGCGCTCATCGCCAGGGCCCTCTTCGAAGAGAAGGGGGACTCCATCTATCCCGACGCCACCTTCACCCTCCGGCTCGCCTTCGGGGTCGTCAAGGGTTACAAGGTCGACGGCAAGGACGTCCCTCCGTTCACGAACATCGAAGGGGCCTTCGACCACGAGGCGGCCCACGACGCGAAGCCCCCCTACGCCCTGCCGAAGTCGTGGCACGAGGCCAAGGCGTCGGGCTTGCTCAAGCTCGAGACGCCGATCAACTTCGTCTCCACGGCCGACATCATCGGCGGCAACTCCGGCAGCCCGGTCGTCAACAAGGACAACGAGGTCGTCGGCCTCATCTTCGACGGCAACATCCAGTCGCTCGTCCTCGATTTCGGCTACGAGGACGTCGTCGCCCGCGCCGTCTCGGTCGACTCGCGGGGGATCATGGAAGCCCTCCGGTCGGTCTACCGGGCCGACGATCTGGTCCGGGAACTGACCGCCCGCTGA
- a CDS encoding HNH endonuclease: MTTAQKLGLAALTDVTFERRGGDWVGKCLICNGPIAFDARTGEGATLEHIRARGRGGTDDAANLAAVHGRCNWEKGRRWDPRKKRSADDYEAFVARLLVKRAERWRPPPQGVASF, translated from the coding sequence ATGACCACCGCCCAGAAGCTCGGCCTGGCCGCCCTGACCGACGTCACCTTCGAACGTCGGGGGGGCGACTGGGTGGGCAAATGCCTGATCTGCAACGGCCCGATCGCCTTCGACGCCCGGACGGGCGAGGGGGCGACGCTCGAACATATCCGCGCGCGAGGTCGCGGGGGGACGGACGATGCCGCGAACCTCGCCGCCGTGCACGGCCGTTGCAACTGGGAGAAGGGCCGGCGCTGGGACCCCAGGAAGAAGCGGTCGGCCGACGACTACGAGGCGTTCGTGGCCCGCCTGCTCGTGAAGCGGGCCGAACGCTGGCGGCCTCCTCCCCAGGGCGTCGCGTCCTTCTGA
- a CDS encoding diguanylate cyclase encodes MDLKGTTQICPSPVSDESEETQIPPPTPMYLIMVHGGTTGAMLRIDGRTTTLGRAADNTHQFHDPTVSRRHAVLSHDEKNLAWVTDLGSSNGTYLDNKRISARKPTQVEDGSRIQLGGSIVLKYVCLNPYDERFQREMFERTVRDNLTGLYNRGYFLEQIGPLCERNLLRNLGTAVLMVDVDHFKRINDAYGHDVGDAALREVAKSLRDSTRSEDLVARYGGEEFIVALPVSSAEQAMERAERIRGLLATRPVRIGRREFGITASVGVSYSTVGRRRTVNALIATADLALYQAKRTGRDRVVDAGQILLDGERRTESFDALAV; translated from the coding sequence ATGGATCTGAAGGGAACCACGCAGATCTGCCCTTCGCCCGTCAGCGACGAGTCGGAGGAGACCCAGATCCCCCCACCCACGCCCATGTACCTGATCATGGTGCACGGAGGGACCACCGGCGCCATGCTCCGGATCGACGGACGGACGACGACCCTGGGCCGTGCAGCGGACAACACCCATCAATTCCACGACCCCACCGTCTCGCGACGGCACGCCGTCCTCTCCCACGATGAGAAAAACCTGGCCTGGGTGACGGACCTGGGGAGCAGCAACGGCACCTACCTGGACAACAAGCGGATCTCGGCCCGAAAGCCGACCCAGGTCGAGGACGGCTCAAGGATCCAGCTCGGGGGCTCGATCGTCCTGAAGTACGTCTGCCTCAACCCCTACGACGAGCGATTCCAGCGCGAGATGTTCGAACGGACGGTGCGCGACAACCTGACCGGGCTCTACAATCGCGGCTACTTCCTGGAGCAGATCGGACCGCTCTGCGAGCGTAACCTCCTGCGCAACCTGGGGACGGCCGTCCTCATGGTCGACGTCGACCACTTCAAACGGATCAACGACGCCTACGGCCATGACGTGGGGGACGCCGCGCTCCGCGAGGTGGCGAAGTCGCTTCGAGACTCCACCCGCTCCGAGGACCTCGTCGCCCGCTACGGCGGGGAAGAGTTCATCGTCGCGCTGCCGGTCTCCTCGGCCGAACAGGCGATGGAACGAGCCGAACGGATCCGCGGGCTGCTCGCGACCCGGCCGGTGCGGATCGGCCGCCGCGAGTTCGGGATCACGGCCAGCGTAGGCGTCTCCTACAGCACCGTCGGCCGCCGGCGCACCGTCAACGCCCTGATCGCCACGGCCGACCTCGCCCTCTACCAGGCCAAACGCACCGGCCGCGACCGCGTCGTGGACGCCGGCCAGATCCTCCTCGACGGCGAGCGCCGGACGGAGTCCTTCGACGCGCTGGCCGTATAG
- the thrC gene encoding threonine synthase — MNPSCAATFAIDEAHFGCPRCGDLIDVVYDWDRLETPRSLKDFEAKWSRPLDPLDFSGVWRFRELLPFAPPDRIVTIGEGRTLLQKAEKVGRFVGLNPGGLMLQYEGLNPSGSFKDNGMTAAFTHARMIGARRVACASTGNTSAALSVYCSATDLGFQAIIFVGSGKIAYGKLAQALDHGALTIQIEGDFDDAMRRVREVADRLGVYLMNSVNPFRLEGQKTIMYRVLEAMGWEVPDWIVVPGGNLGNSSAFGKAFIELVHLGLIPRAPRLAVINANGARTLHELYGSREIRWRNGLADSGKVDAYYGELDTAGVKASTIASAIEINRPVNFKKCLRALDFCDGVVREVSDQEIMDAKAQVGAGGLGCEPASAASVAGARRLREEGVIAPSDRVVCILTGHQLKDPTATVAYHSSDRETFDKVLGSRGVQRADFANHPVVVANDLDAIVRAIALHSESSAS, encoded by the coding sequence CTGAACCCGTCGTGCGCGGCCACGTTCGCCATCGACGAGGCGCACTTCGGCTGCCCTCGCTGCGGCGACCTGATCGACGTCGTGTACGACTGGGACCGGCTGGAGACGCCCCGGAGCCTCAAGGACTTCGAGGCCAAGTGGTCGCGCCCGCTCGACCCGCTGGACTTCTCGGGCGTCTGGCGGTTCCGCGAGCTGCTCCCCTTCGCCCCCCCGGACCGGATCGTCACCATCGGCGAGGGCCGCACGCTCCTGCAGAAGGCCGAGAAGGTGGGCCGGTTCGTCGGCCTGAATCCGGGCGGGCTGATGCTCCAGTACGAGGGGTTGAATCCCTCGGGGAGCTTCAAGGACAACGGCATGACCGCGGCGTTCACCCACGCCCGGATGATCGGCGCCCGCAGGGTGGCCTGCGCCAGCACCGGCAACACCTCGGCGGCCCTGTCGGTCTATTGCTCGGCCACCGACCTGGGCTTCCAGGCGATCATCTTCGTGGGCTCGGGGAAGATCGCCTACGGCAAGCTCGCGCAGGCGCTCGACCACGGGGCGCTGACGATCCAGATTGAGGGGGACTTCGACGACGCCATGCGGCGGGTCCGCGAGGTCGCCGATCGACTGGGCGTCTACTTGATGAACTCGGTGAACCCCTTCCGGCTGGAAGGGCAGAAGACGATCATGTACCGCGTCCTCGAAGCGATGGGCTGGGAGGTCCCGGACTGGATCGTCGTGCCCGGGGGGAATCTGGGCAACTCCAGCGCCTTCGGCAAGGCGTTCATCGAGCTGGTCCACCTGGGCCTGATCCCCCGCGCCCCCCGGCTCGCGGTGATCAACGCCAACGGTGCACGGACGCTTCACGAACTTTACGGATCTCGGGAGATTCGCTGGCGGAACGGCCTGGCGGATTCCGGCAAGGTCGACGCCTACTACGGCGAGCTGGATACGGCCGGCGTCAAGGCGTCGACGATCGCCTCGGCCATCGAGATCAACCGGCCGGTGAACTTCAAGAAATGCCTCCGCGCCCTGGACTTCTGCGACGGTGTCGTCCGCGAGGTCTCGGACCAGGAGATCATGGACGCCAAGGCGCAGGTGGGCGCCGGCGGCCTGGGATGCGAGCCCGCCAGCGCGGCCAGCGTCGCCGGGGCGCGTCGGCTCCGGGAGGAGGGGGTCATCGCCCCCTCGGATCGCGTGGTCTGCATCCTCACCGGCCACCAGCTCAAAGACCCCACCGCGACCGTCGCCTATCACAGCTCCGACCGCGAGACCTTCGATAAGGTCCTCGGGAGCCGGGGCGTGCAACGGGCCGACTTCGCCAACCATCCGGTCGTCGTCGCCAACGACCTCGACGCGATCGTCCGCGCCATCGCCCTCCACTCCGAGTCGTCGGCCTCCTGA
- the dapB gene encoding 4-hydroxy-tetrahydrodipicolinate reductase has protein sequence MSTARIRIGLYGATGRMGLRLVQLIAQDPRVELVAAIDREDFPKLGEDAGVAAGIGPLGVTVQTLGTLDSSAKPDVFIDFTHPSATTEIASYCRRDRIALVVGTTGLGPDQVRLLEAASSAIPVLASPNMSRAVNLLMKLVGEAASGMGIEADVEIVERHHRLKKDAPSGTALRLAEIVTASTGAGPLVHGREGQVGERPRGEIGMHAVRAGDCPGEHTVLFALAGDTLELSHRALNRDGFVRGAIDAAVFLAGKPPGSYAMADVLESPR, from the coding sequence GTGAGCACGGCGCGAATCCGCATTGGGCTGTACGGCGCGACGGGGAGGATGGGCCTTCGCCTGGTCCAGCTCATCGCCCAGGACCCCCGCGTCGAGCTGGTCGCGGCGATCGACCGCGAGGACTTCCCGAAACTCGGCGAGGACGCCGGCGTCGCGGCCGGGATCGGCCCGCTCGGCGTAACCGTCCAGACGCTCGGGACGCTCGACTCGTCCGCGAAGCCCGACGTCTTCATCGACTTCACCCACCCTTCGGCGACGACCGAGATCGCCTCGTACTGCCGACGCGACCGGATCGCCCTGGTAGTCGGCACGACGGGTCTCGGGCCCGATCAGGTCCGTCTCCTGGAGGCCGCCTCGTCCGCGATCCCCGTGCTGGCCTCGCCGAACATGAGCCGTGCGGTGAACCTGCTGATGAAGCTCGTGGGCGAAGCCGCCTCGGGGATGGGGATCGAGGCGGACGTCGAGATCGTGGAGCGGCACCACCGACTCAAGAAGGACGCCCCGAGCGGGACCGCCCTCCGGCTGGCCGAGATCGTCACCGCCTCGACCGGCGCCGGCCCCCTGGTCCACGGTCGAGAGGGGCAGGTCGGCGAGCGGCCCCGCGGCGAGATCGGCATGCACGCCGTCCGCGCCGGCGACTGCCCGGGAGAGCACACCGTCCTGTTCGCCCTCGCCGGCGACACGCTGGAACTCAGCCACCGCGCCCTGAACCGCGACGGCTTCGTCCGG
- a CDS encoding site-2 protease family protein yields MSWSWNLGRVAGIPIFVHWTFLILIAWLVAAGVMENRSLVEVLEQGAFVVALFGCVVLHELGHALTARRFGVPTSDITLLPIGGVARLQRIPDRPGQELLVALAGPAVNVVIVALMVGVFGVRLPSSADSGQVLHAGFWSKILLVNVFLAGFNMLPAFPMDGGRVLRALLAMKLPYAKATRLAASIGQLMAIAFGLFGLSNGAPMLLFIALFVWIGAESEAVQVAERAALKDVAVQEAMLTDFHTLQDDDTLGRAAELLLAGTQQDFPVVQTGGGEGDADGLVLTRANLMAGLSARGPEAPIREFATAAAPTVDADGPLVAAVGVLRERGVPCLQVTRGGRVVGLLTLENVGELLMVREALGKVGDGSVAPAGGERVY; encoded by the coding sequence ATGTCGTGGTCGTGGAATCTGGGGCGCGTGGCGGGGATCCCGATCTTCGTGCACTGGACCTTCTTGATCCTGATCGCCTGGCTGGTCGCGGCTGGGGTGATGGAGAATCGAAGTCTCGTCGAGGTGCTGGAGCAGGGGGCCTTCGTCGTGGCCCTCTTCGGCTGCGTGGTCCTTCATGAGTTGGGGCACGCCCTGACCGCGCGACGGTTCGGGGTGCCGACCTCGGACATCACCCTGCTCCCGATCGGCGGCGTGGCGAGGCTGCAGCGCATCCCCGACCGGCCCGGGCAGGAGCTGCTGGTGGCCCTGGCCGGGCCGGCGGTCAACGTCGTCATCGTCGCGCTGATGGTGGGCGTGTTCGGGGTCCGCCTGCCGTCGTCGGCGGATTCCGGCCAGGTCCTGCATGCGGGGTTCTGGTCCAAGATCCTCCTGGTGAACGTCTTCCTCGCCGGCTTCAACATGCTGCCGGCGTTCCCGATGGACGGCGGCCGGGTCCTCCGGGCGCTGCTGGCGATGAAGCTCCCCTACGCCAAGGCGACCCGCCTGGCGGCGTCGATCGGCCAGCTCATGGCGATCGCCTTCGGCCTGTTCGGGCTGAGCAACGGGGCGCCGATGCTCCTGTTCATCGCGCTCTTCGTCTGGATCGGGGCCGAATCCGAGGCCGTCCAGGTCGCCGAGCGGGCCGCGCTGAAGGACGTCGCCGTCCAGGAGGCGATGCTGACGGACTTCCACACCCTCCAGGACGACGACACGCTGGGCCGGGCCGCCGAGCTGCTGCTCGCCGGGACGCAGCAGGACTTCCCGGTCGTCCAGACCGGGGGAGGGGAAGGGGACGCCGACGGCCTTGTGCTGACCCGGGCGAACCTGATGGCCGGCCTGTCGGCGCGCGGTCCCGAAGCCCCGATCCGCGAGTTCGCCACGGCGGCCGCGCCGACGGTCGACGCCGACGGCCCGCTGGTCGCCGCGGTGGGGGTGCTCCGCGAGCGCGGCGTCCCCTGCCTCCAGGTGACTCGCGGCGGCCGGGTCGTCGGCCTGCTCACGCTGGAGAACGTCGGCGAGCTTCTCATGGTGCGCGAGGCGCTCGGCAAAGTCGGCGACGGCTCGGTCGCGCCGGCGGGGGGCGAGCGGGTGTACTGA
- a CDS encoding sugar phosphate isomerase/epimerase family protein: MSTTPDVSPSRPFEPFALGVCSWSLQVKNVPELKGFLDQLGVDVVQIACGDPHHASWDEGDDLPAAAKAAGFRMTGAMLGFPGEDYTTPQTIQQTGGFGDPATRPERLERLAWALDRTRALGLTDLMLHAGFLPEVDDPARSALLDVLARAGDMAAAQGVTLAFETGQETATLLRRTLDDLKSPNIKINFDPANMLLYDMGDPIEAVKILGPDIRSVHLKDARRPKVKGAWGEEVPLGEGEVDVRAFVQALKGVGYRGPLVLEREVGDQQGRLRDVAHGLAFLRECLAD, encoded by the coding sequence GTGTCCACGACGCCCGACGTCTCGCCCTCGCGCCCCTTCGAGCCCTTCGCGCTGGGGGTCTGCAGCTGGAGCCTCCAGGTCAAGAACGTCCCCGAGTTGAAGGGGTTCCTCGATCAGTTGGGCGTGGACGTCGTCCAGATCGCCTGCGGCGACCCCCACCACGCGAGCTGGGACGAGGGGGACGACCTGCCGGCCGCGGCGAAGGCCGCCGGCTTCCGGATGACCGGCGCGATGCTCGGTTTCCCGGGCGAGGACTACACCACGCCCCAGACCATCCAGCAGACCGGCGGCTTCGGCGACCCCGCCACCCGCCCCGAACGCCTGGAACGGCTCGCCTGGGCGCTGGACCGTACGCGCGCGCTGGGCCTGACGGACCTGATGCTCCACGCCGGCTTCCTGCCCGAGGTCGACGACCCCGCGCGCTCGGCCCTGCTCGACGTCCTCGCCCGCGCCGGCGACATGGCGGCGGCCCAGGGCGTCACGCTCGCGTTCGAGACCGGCCAGGAGACGGCCACGCTGCTGCGACGGACGCTCGACGACCTGAAGTCGCCGAACATCAAGATCAACTTCGACCCGGCCAACATGCTGCTCTACGACATGGGCGACCCGATCGAGGCCGTGAAGATCCTCGGCCCCGACATCCGCTCGGTCCATCTGAAGGACGCCCGCCGCCCCAAGGTGAAAGGCGCGTGGGGCGAGGAAGTCCCGCTCGGCGAGGGCGAGGTGGACGTCCGGGCCTTCGTCCAGGCCCTGAAGGGGGTCGGCTATCGCGGCCCGCTGGTCCTGGAGCGCGAGGTGGGCGACCAGCAGGGACGCCTTCGCGACGTCGCCCACGGGCTCGCCTTCCTCCGCGAATGCCTGGCGGATTGA